Proteins encoded by one window of Lactobacillus paragasseri:
- a CDS encoding LacI family DNA-binding transcriptional regulator — protein sequence MTTIKEIAAKSGFSPATVSRLLSNDPRLSVTSETKSKILRVANELGYFKKNSNKVNNLKPEIAVLYRVNGNEQLQDEYFSFLRDAIRKVAIEKEIKLTLFTEVDELIKQASLFQGFLGVGTAELNYKELKRLHNVLPSGVFIDINPAPQLFDSVQPNLELTVQDAVKKLIAQGYTNLGYIGAESFTLDHQPQRDIREITFTEFCKTQGIKKTEVFAKGIVSVKNGYQLAKEVVKKLGRNLPDAFIIASDTLSVGVLQYFNEVGIRVPKDTAIISINNSEVAKYISPPLTSYNIDQTALSKLAISVLLMRITNSDLPKVHVTMNTNLIIRKSFN from the coding sequence ATGACAACAATTAAAGAAATCGCTGCTAAATCCGGTTTTTCCCCAGCGACTGTATCGCGTTTATTAAGTAATGATCCACGTCTTTCAGTTACTTCTGAAACAAAAAGTAAAATTTTAAGGGTTGCAAATGAACTAGGATATTTTAAAAAGAACAGCAATAAAGTTAATAACCTAAAACCAGAAATTGCTGTACTCTATCGTGTAAATGGAAATGAGCAACTGCAGGATGAGTATTTTTCTTTCTTGCGTGATGCCATTAGAAAGGTAGCGATAGAGAAAGAGATTAAGCTAACATTATTTACAGAAGTAGATGAATTGATAAAGCAAGCTTCACTTTTTCAGGGCTTTCTTGGAGTAGGTACGGCTGAACTTAACTATAAGGAACTGAAAAGACTGCATAATGTTTTGCCAAGCGGTGTATTTATTGATATCAATCCAGCACCGCAATTATTTGATTCGGTTCAACCTAATCTTGAATTGACTGTACAAGATGCAGTTAAGAAATTAATTGCTCAAGGATATACAAATTTAGGTTATATTGGGGCTGAAAGTTTTACTTTAGACCATCAACCTCAACGTGATATTCGTGAAATTACATTTACAGAGTTCTGTAAAACACAAGGAATAAAAAAGACTGAAGTTTTTGCTAAAGGAATTGTTAGTGTAAAAAATGGTTATCAATTAGCAAAAGAAGTAGTTAAAAAATTAGGTAGAAATTTACCAGATGCCTTTATTATTGCTTCGGATACCTTAAGTGTTGGGGTTTTACAATACTTCAATGAGGTAGGAATTAGGGTTCCAAAAGATACTGCTATTATTAGTATTAATAATAGTGAAGTAGCTAAATACATCTCACCCCCGCTTACTTCATATAATATCGATCAAACTGCTTTGAGCAAGTTAGCCATTTCTGTTTTATTGATGAGAATAACCAACTCAGATTTGCCCAAGGTCCACGTTACGATGAATACTAATTTAATTATAAGAAAGAGCTTTAACTAA